TTTGTCTCAAACAGATTTTATTCAAACCAACAATTAAAAATAGTTTCATCATCTGCTCAGTTCACAAAACAAAGTTTACATTCAGAAAGATTCATCGAGTTTCTCTGGAAAATCTAAACAATTCATTCAAACTAatcatcaataatcaataatctgatAGATAAATGTTCTGTACAGTttctgaagaggaggaggatgaaggaaTGGTGATGATAAGGCTCTCAGCAGGATGTGAAGGTCTTCCAGAAGAAGTTCTTGCAGCCGGCTTTGCGTTCTCGGGGGGCCAGCAGGGGCCCGCTGCCGGCGGCGGCGGCTCGTTCCAGATCCACATGAACGTCTTCCGGTTCTCCTTCACCCAGAGGGAAGttctcctcctccagagccTCGTTCTCCACCTGCAGGAGGTCCGACAGGAGCAGCTCCGCCAGCGACGTGCCAGACACGTCCTGAAATACAAGGACGAGATATTAATGATAATATGAAGtccaaaaacaaatgatgaaatGGAAACAAGTCCGGAAATACAAGAAACCAAAATAAGAACAGAAGAGACGAGCAGATGCATCCTGGGAAAAGATCCGGAGACTCGGCGGTGATCGGAGCTGCAGAAATACCAGAAACATTTATTACTGCACCAACAATGTGCAGATTTTTATCTGTTTCCTCCTGTGAGCACTAGAGGGCGCTGTGAGGAGCACGCTCTTCTAAGACTGACAGgaagtgtgtttattttcataaataatcaatcaataaatataattaatgataaatgatgtgGAGATGAACATTAACTCTGACCAGTGAGCTACATCACACAAAGCAGGACTGACGTCAGGatattacttacttacttactttttttCCTGAGCTTTCAACCATGTTCCCTTTGTTAGTGAACAGAAGGAGCTCAGTTATGATCCATGTGACCACATATTAATAAAGAAGCACCGACAGTTACACCGAAGaacttcagtcacatgatgacaaGTGATAAATGAGCTGGTGAAGGCTGTGGGATATTgtcgaaagctccagaaaaggcTAGTGAGTGATCCTTGagtgtaaaatattttactacAAGAAAGTTGAAGACTGATTGCGCTACAATACtccaaaacacagtaaaacacagtaaaacactgtaaaacacaataagacacaataaaacacagtaaaacacaataaaacacaataaaacactataaaacacagtaaaacacaataaaacacaattaaacacaataatacacagtaaaacacaataaaacacagtaaaacacaataaaacactataaaacacagtaaaacacagtaaaacacaataaaacactataaaacacaataaaacacagtaaaacacagtaaaacacaataaaacacaataatacactataaaacactgtaaaacacaataaaacactgtaaaacacaataagacacaataaaacacagtaaaacacaataaaacacaataaaacatggtaaaatacaataaaacacaataatacactataaaacactgtaaaacacaataaaacactgtaaaacacaataagacacaataaaacacagtaaaacacaataaaacatggtaaaatacaataaaacacaattaaacacaataatacacagtaaaacacagtaaaacacaataaaacacagtaaaacacaataaaacacaatacaacaataaaacacagtaaaacacaataatacactataaaacacaataaaacactgtaaaacacaataagacacaataaaacacagtaaaacacaataaaacacaataaaacacaataatacacagtaaaacacagtaaaacacaataaaacacagtaaaacacaataaaacacaatacaacaataaaacacagtaaaacacaataaaacactgtaaaacacaataaaacactgtaaaacacaataagacacaataaaacacagtaaaacacaataaaacacaataaaacacaatacaacaataaaacacagtaaaacacaataaaacactataaaacacagtaaaacacaataaaacactgtaaaacacaataagacacaataaaacacagtaaaacacaataaaacacaataaaacacaataatacacagtaaaacacagtaaaacacaataaaacatggtaaaatacaataaaacacaattaaacacaataatacacagtaaaacacagtaaaacacaataaaacacagtaaaacacaataaaacacaatacaacaataaaacacagtaaaacacaataatacacagtaaaacacagtaaaa
This region of Thunnus maccoyii chromosome 6, fThuMac1.1, whole genome shotgun sequence genomic DNA includes:
- the sst1.1 gene encoding somatostatin 1, tandem duplicate 1, with amino-acid sequence MKMVRCLLLLLLSLSASISCSSAAQRDSKLRLLLHRTPLLGSKQDVSGTSLAELLLSDLLQVENEALEEENFPLGEGEPEDVHVDLERAAAAGSGPLLAPRERKAGCKNFFWKTFTSC